In one Nocardia tengchongensis genomic region, the following are encoded:
- a CDS encoding CdaR family transcriptional regulator: protein MAAPRHPIPAVGTQRLAAACQAEVPALTKQLMAAIFTDNPGWTDYTAVPRADLRDGCRRYLTRILDLLGGLQPDPGGDDVAAAIGRRRAEQGVPLEAMLRTFRLGGQIVWEALLDKADDIGSAETRQVGSAMWAVVDGMSSALVTSYRNTELDRVRSDERRRHSLIEDLLAGRAHDATFAARAGRELNLPAHGAYLVVVARGEGAPPLHTGAETALGVSGIRSVWHDRVDSTVGLVSLEHRSGSTVLQQLRPLVRGRAGVSPVVSGLAGIDTAHGLAVLALETVPGAETGLLVSLDERYPESLLLRSPDLTDLLIARTLGPVLDLPPKERDILLRTLAVWLAENCSAANAAPLLHCHRNTVINRLQRITMLLGRPLEGQRAYLELSLALAALELAGPARD, encoded by the coding sequence ATGGCGGCACCCAGGCATCCGATCCCGGCGGTCGGCACGCAGCGGTTGGCCGCGGCGTGTCAGGCCGAGGTGCCGGCGTTGACGAAGCAGCTGATGGCGGCCATTTTCACCGATAACCCGGGGTGGACCGATTACACGGCGGTGCCGCGGGCGGATCTGCGGGACGGCTGCCGGCGCTACCTGACGCGGATCCTGGATCTGCTCGGCGGCCTGCAACCGGATCCGGGCGGTGACGATGTGGCCGCGGCGATCGGCCGGCGGCGCGCCGAGCAGGGGGTGCCGCTGGAGGCCATGCTGCGGACCTTCCGGCTGGGTGGCCAGATCGTGTGGGAAGCGTTGCTGGACAAGGCCGATGACATCGGGTCGGCGGAGACGCGGCAGGTCGGGTCGGCCATGTGGGCGGTGGTCGACGGGATGTCCTCGGCGCTGGTCACCTCGTACCGGAACACCGAATTGGATCGGGTGCGCAGCGATGAGCGGCGCCGGCATTCGCTGATCGAGGATCTGCTGGCGGGCCGCGCCCACGACGCCACCTTCGCGGCGCGGGCCGGGCGCGAGTTGAATCTGCCCGCGCACGGCGCGTATCTGGTGGTGGTGGCGCGCGGCGAGGGGGCGCCGCCGCTGCACACGGGTGCGGAGACGGCGCTCGGTGTGTCCGGGATCCGGTCGGTGTGGCACGACCGGGTGGATTCGACGGTCGGACTGGTGTCGCTCGAGCATCGGAGCGGTTCCACTGTGCTGCAACAACTTCGGCCGCTGGTGCGGGGTCGCGCGGGTGTCTCCCCCGTGGTTTCGGGCCTGGCGGGTATCGATACCGCGCACGGGCTGGCGGTGCTGGCCCTGGAAACCGTGCCCGGCGCGGAGACAGGTCTGCTGGTGTCCCTGGACGAGCGCTACCCCGAGTCGCTGCTGCTGCGCTCCCCCGATCTGACCGATCTGCTGATCGCCCGAACCCTGGGCCCGGTGCTCGATTTGCCGCCCAAGGAACGCGACATCCTGCTGCGTACTTTGGCGGTTTGGCTGGCCGAGAACTGCTCGGCGGCCAACGCCGCACCCCTGCTGCACTGCCATCGGAACACGGTCATCAACCGGTTGCAGCGCATCACCATGCTGCTGGGCCGCCCATTGGAGGGCCAGCGCGCCTACCTGGAACTTTCACTCGCCCTGGCGGCTCTGGAGTTGGCCGGGCCGGCGCGCGACTGA
- the tsaA gene encoding tRNA (N6-threonylcarbamoyladenosine(37)-N6)-methyltransferase TrmO, protein MSSEISSTPAHFEVRAVGLVRSPLTDRAGAPRQADEDAPPAEIVLDPRFAAAAADLRPGMRVVLLTWLHAGSRDVLAVHPRGDRTRPATGVFATRSPDRPNPIGLHEVTLTAVSPQVLGVAGLEAIDGTPILDIKPVLGGVETR, encoded by the coding sequence TTGTCCTCGGAAATCTCCAGCACCCCTGCACATTTCGAGGTCCGAGCGGTGGGCCTGGTGCGGTCCCCGCTGACCGACCGAGCCGGTGCGCCCCGCCAGGCCGACGAGGACGCCCCACCCGCCGAGATCGTGCTCGACCCGCGGTTCGCGGCGGCCGCCGCGGATCTGCGACCCGGCATGCGGGTGGTCCTGCTTACCTGGTTGCATGCCGGGAGCCGCGACGTGCTGGCGGTCCACCCGCGCGGCGACCGCACCCGCCCGGCGACCGGTGTCTTCGCCACCCGCTCCCCCGACCGCCCGAATCCGATCGGCCTGCACGAGGTCACCCTCACCGCGGTGTCGCCGCAGGTGCTGGGCGTGGCCGGGCTGGAGGCCATCGACGGCACCCCGATCCTGGACATCAAACCCGTCCTGGGCGGCGTCGAAACCCGCTGA
- a CDS encoding sigma-70 family RNA polymerase sigma factor — protein sequence MGGQRDELDLVAREFELQRGRLQALAQRMLGSAAEAEDAVQESWLRLSRSETEGIENLAGWLTTVVSRVCLNMLQSRGTRREDALEDYDAPEAAFGPEQEALLGDSIGAALLVVLDTLTPTERLAFVLHDMFAVPFEDIAPILGKTPAAARQLASRGRRRVRGVDEIATDRDRQQEVVDAFLAASRGGDFAALLELLDPDVVVRADAIGITMGAEPEVRGAQAVATTFAGRAKAARPALVDGLAGLVWTTGGVPRVVFDFTVVDGRITAIELLADPGLLGELDLELRG from the coding sequence ATGGGCGGTCAACGCGACGAACTGGATCTGGTGGCACGCGAATTCGAACTGCAGCGCGGACGGCTGCAAGCCCTCGCCCAGCGCATGCTCGGGTCCGCGGCCGAAGCCGAGGACGCCGTGCAGGAATCCTGGCTGCGGTTGAGCCGCTCCGAGACCGAGGGCATCGAGAATCTCGCGGGCTGGCTCACCACCGTCGTGTCCCGGGTCTGCCTGAACATGCTCCAGTCGCGCGGCACCCGGCGCGAGGACGCCCTCGAGGACTACGACGCTCCGGAGGCCGCCTTCGGGCCGGAACAGGAAGCGCTGCTGGGGGATTCGATCGGGGCGGCGCTGCTGGTGGTGCTCGACACGCTGACCCCCACCGAACGCCTCGCCTTCGTGCTGCACGACATGTTCGCGGTGCCGTTCGAGGACATCGCGCCGATCCTCGGCAAAACCCCCGCCGCCGCACGGCAACTCGCCAGTCGCGGCCGCCGCCGCGTGCGGGGCGTCGACGAGATCGCCACCGATCGGGATCGGCAGCAGGAAGTGGTCGACGCCTTCCTGGCGGCCTCGCGCGGCGGCGACTTCGCGGCACTGCTGGAGCTCCTCGACCCCGACGTGGTGGTGCGCGCCGACGCCATCGGCATCACCATGGGCGCGGAACCGGAAGTCCGCGGCGCGCAGGCGGTCGCGACCACCTTCGCGGGCCGCGCCAAGGCCGCCCGCCCGGCTCTGGTCGACGGCCTCGCCGGCCTGGTGTGGACCACCGGTGGGGTTCCGCGCGTGGTCTTCGATTTCACCGTCGTCGACGGCCGCATCACCGCGATCGAATTGCTGGCCGATCCCGGCCTGCTCGGCGAGCTGGATCTGGAACTGCGCGGCTGA
- a CDS encoding TetR/AcrR family transcriptional regulator, giving the protein MAERGRPRGFDRDAVLRRAMYAFWSDGYEATSMTNLTAAMGIASPSIYACFGSKEQLFREAVKLYDSFAGHPARRGLDEAPSAREAVHGLLSASADFYTDTTTPPGCMVVLATAQTAIGQDVQAYLAGLRHGMQGAIAARLRRGIDEGELPGTAAVDAMAAFYTTVQQGMSIQARDGATRADLDAVATASMSAWEPLAGLPSPGLPSMVATPRSKE; this is encoded by the coding sequence ATGGCCGAGCGCGGGCGCCCCCGAGGCTTCGATCGCGACGCCGTGCTCCGGCGGGCGATGTACGCGTTCTGGAGCGACGGCTACGAGGCGACGTCGATGACGAACCTCACCGCCGCGATGGGCATCGCCTCACCCAGCATCTATGCCTGTTTCGGCTCGAAGGAACAACTCTTCCGCGAGGCGGTGAAACTCTACGACTCGTTCGCCGGCCATCCGGCGCGCCGCGGGCTCGACGAGGCGCCCTCCGCGCGCGAGGCGGTGCACGGATTGCTGTCCGCGAGTGCGGATTTCTACACCGACACCACGACGCCGCCGGGCTGCATGGTGGTGCTGGCCACCGCGCAGACCGCGATCGGCCAGGACGTCCAGGCCTACCTGGCGGGCCTGCGCCACGGCATGCAGGGGGCGATCGCGGCCCGGCTGCGCCGCGGGATCGACGAGGGTGAACTGCCCGGGACGGCAGCCGTCGACGCCATGGCCGCGTTCTACACCACGGTGCAGCAGGGCATGTCGATCCAGGCCCGCGACGGCGCCACCCGCGCCGATTTGGACGCCGTCGCCACCGCCTCCATGTCGGCGTGGGAACCGTTGGCGGGCCTCCCCTCCCCTGGGCTACCGTCAATGGTCGCGACCCCACGGTCGAAGGAGTAG
- the lpdA gene encoding dihydrolipoyl dehydrogenase, with product MPEFDLLVIGGGPGGYVAAIRAAQRGLTVGLVEKERPGGVCLNWGCIPTKAMLRSAEVFHTVAHAAEFGIYADNLRFDYAAVRQRKDGIVKELTDGVAGLLKANGVTVIEGHARFTGPTTVEVVEAGPSPIFEGGPRYAATPTANAVRTVSAKDVIVATGSVPAVLPIPGADLPGVITSDGAFGLTEVPKRLVVIGGSAVGAEWANLFHEFGADVTVVEMQDRLVPLEDKEIGTALVRSFTKRGIKVLTGATVTAIADGGNGLSVTVGGAKPQELPADVVLVGVGRRPNTAGLGLEVAGIATDARGFIPVDEHLRTGVEHVYAIGDVTGKALLAHVASHQGLVAADTVAGRAAHIDYNVIPAATFTHPEIASVGLTEDAAKAAGHDIVAAKFPFAALGRAKSFGDQEGFLKIVAGKKHGEVLGVHIIGPSASDLITEGALAISLEATLDELAETIHAHPTLGEIGMEAALVGLGLPIHVAPPRKR from the coding sequence GTGCCGGAATTCGATCTTCTGGTGATCGGTGGCGGTCCCGGCGGTTATGTCGCCGCCATCCGCGCCGCTCAGCGAGGCCTCACCGTCGGCCTGGTCGAGAAGGAACGCCCGGGCGGCGTCTGCTTGAACTGGGGCTGCATCCCGACCAAGGCGATGCTGCGTTCGGCCGAGGTCTTCCACACCGTCGCGCACGCCGCGGAGTTCGGCATCTACGCCGACAACCTGCGCTTCGACTACGCCGCGGTGCGGCAGCGCAAGGACGGCATCGTCAAGGAACTGACCGATGGCGTCGCGGGTCTGCTCAAGGCCAACGGCGTGACTGTCATCGAAGGCCACGCCCGGTTCACGGGCCCGACCACGGTCGAGGTCGTCGAGGCCGGTCCGTCGCCGATCTTCGAGGGCGGCCCGCGCTATGCCGCCACCCCGACCGCGAATGCCGTTCGCACGGTGAGCGCGAAGGACGTCATCGTCGCGACCGGTTCGGTTCCGGCCGTGCTGCCGATCCCGGGCGCGGATCTGCCCGGCGTGATCACCTCCGACGGCGCGTTCGGTCTGACCGAGGTCCCGAAGCGCTTGGTCGTCATCGGCGGCAGCGCCGTCGGCGCGGAGTGGGCCAACCTGTTCCACGAGTTCGGCGCCGATGTCACCGTGGTGGAGATGCAGGATCGCCTGGTTCCGTTGGAGGACAAGGAGATCGGCACCGCCCTGGTGCGTTCGTTCACCAAGCGCGGCATCAAGGTGCTGACCGGTGCGACCGTCACCGCCATCGCCGACGGCGGCAATGGCCTGTCGGTCACCGTCGGCGGCGCGAAGCCGCAGGAGCTGCCCGCGGACGTGGTGCTGGTCGGCGTCGGCCGCCGCCCCAATACCGCCGGGCTGGGCCTGGAGGTCGCCGGAATCGCCACCGACGCACGGGGTTTCATCCCGGTCGACGAGCACCTGCGCACCGGCGTCGAGCACGTGTACGCCATCGGTGACGTCACCGGCAAGGCGCTGCTCGCGCACGTCGCTTCGCATCAGGGTCTGGTCGCCGCCGACACCGTCGCCGGTCGCGCCGCCCACATCGACTACAACGTGATCCCGGCCGCGACCTTCACGCACCCGGAGATCGCCAGTGTCGGCCTCACCGAGGACGCCGCCAAGGCCGCGGGCCATGACATCGTCGCCGCCAAGTTCCCGTTCGCGGCGCTGGGCCGGGCCAAGTCGTTCGGCGATCAGGAAGGTTTCCTGAAGATCGTCGCCGGTAAGAAGCACGGCGAGGTGCTGGGCGTGCACATCATCGGCCCGTCGGCCAGTGACCTGATCACCGAAGGGGCCCTGGCGATCTCGCTGGAGGCGACCCTCGACGAGCTGGCCGAGACCATTCACGCCCACCCCACCCTCGGCGAGATCGGTATGGAGGCCGCCCTGGTTGGGCTGGGCCTGCCGATTCACGTCGCGCCGCCCCGGAAGCGTTGA
- a CDS encoding MFS transporter: protein MTTERSPWAALGALCVGYFMILLDMTIVAVANPAIMNSLHTDMSKVIWVTSAYLLTFAVPLLVTGRLGDRYGPKYLYLGGLSIFTLASLWCGLAGGIGTLIVARAIQGLGAALMAPQTMAVIGRIFPWDKRGAAMGVWGGVAGIATLIGPIFGGALIDHGGWQWIFYVNVPIGLLAFALGVWLVPALPTNDHRLDIPGVIMVAIGMSALVFGLQEGNQYHWAGWVWGLIAGGLAVLGAFLVYQGRTTIEPLVPLGLFRNRNFSLGNVATGALGAAMTAQMVPSYFYLQAVRELSPTRAALVFAPMAVVSAVLSPVVGKLSDRVPPRYLLTFGFMLFTLAVLWFVGLATPHGSIALMCVMSVLCGVGSSCIWAPLPATALRSLPLPQMGAASGIYNTTRQVGSVLGSAGIGALLTARMTAHGLPASTGETGRLPGDVKALYAAALTDSLYLTVILLAVCAVTAAFLTSTKTVVAAPSPTEGAPDLAGRR, encoded by the coding sequence ATGACCACCGAACGCAGCCCATGGGCGGCGCTGGGCGCGCTGTGCGTGGGCTACTTCATGATCCTGCTGGACATGACCATCGTCGCCGTCGCGAACCCGGCGATCATGAACAGCCTGCACACCGACATGTCCAAGGTCATCTGGGTGACCAGCGCCTACCTGCTCACCTTCGCGGTGCCCCTGCTCGTCACAGGCCGCCTCGGCGACCGCTATGGACCGAAATACCTGTACCTGGGCGGACTTTCGATCTTCACGCTGGCCTCACTGTGGTGCGGGCTCGCGGGCGGCATCGGCACACTGATCGTCGCCCGCGCGATCCAAGGCCTCGGCGCGGCATTGATGGCGCCACAGACTATGGCGGTGATCGGCCGAATCTTCCCGTGGGACAAGCGCGGAGCGGCCATGGGCGTGTGGGGCGGCGTCGCGGGCATCGCGACCCTGATCGGCCCGATCTTCGGTGGTGCGCTCATCGACCACGGCGGCTGGCAGTGGATCTTCTACGTCAACGTGCCCATCGGCTTGCTCGCGTTCGCGCTGGGCGTGTGGCTGGTGCCGGCGCTGCCGACCAACGACCACCGCTTGGACATCCCCGGAGTGATCATGGTCGCGATCGGCATGTCGGCGTTGGTGTTCGGACTCCAGGAAGGCAACCAATACCACTGGGCGGGCTGGGTGTGGGGGCTGATCGCCGGCGGGCTCGCCGTCCTCGGGGCGTTCCTGGTGTACCAGGGGCGCACCACGATCGAACCGCTGGTGCCGCTAGGCCTGTTCCGCAACCGCAACTTCTCGCTCGGCAACGTGGCGACCGGGGCACTGGGTGCGGCGATGACCGCGCAGATGGTGCCGTCGTACTTCTATCTGCAAGCGGTGCGCGAATTGTCGCCGACCCGGGCGGCGCTGGTATTCGCGCCGATGGCAGTGGTTTCCGCGGTTCTGTCGCCGGTCGTCGGCAAGCTTTCGGACAGGGTGCCGCCGCGCTACCTGCTGACCTTCGGCTTCATGCTGTTCACGCTCGCGGTGCTGTGGTTCGTCGGCCTCGCCACCCCGCACGGGTCCATCGCGCTGATGTGCGTGATGTCGGTGCTGTGCGGCGTCGGCAGCTCCTGCATCTGGGCGCCGCTGCCCGCGACCGCGCTGCGCAGCCTGCCGTTGCCGCAGATGGGAGCCGCCTCGGGGATCTACAACACCACCCGGCAGGTCGGCTCTGTGCTGGGCAGCGCGGGTATCGGCGCGCTCCTCACCGCACGCATGACGGCGCATGGGCTGCCCGCCTCGACCGGCGAAACCGGCCGCCTGCCTGGCGATGTCAAAGCGCTCTACGCCGCTGCACTGACCGACTCGCTGTACCTGACGGTGATTCTGCTGGCTGTCTGTGCCGTCACCGCGGCGTTCCTGACCTCGACCAAGACGGTTGTCGCCGCGCCGAGTCCGACGGAAGGGGCCCCCGACTTGGCCGGTCGGCGCTAG
- a CDS encoding tyrosine-protein phosphatase, with product MTYTGDSTKSGKVIRADALGKLTDADVQKLGTLGIKTVIDFRTQAEVGVQGADRVPAGATAVARPISDAGMYLKMVQAIGSKDPAVQQAALGDGKAEQMMRDTYLSFLSADSMAKFGQTIKDIAASNGATLYHCTAGKDRTGWMTYVMLRAAGVPESIARQDYLLSNQYRSAADAAQRAQLKQAGIMQNPDLLIPLQVVSDEYLNTAVDQMNQQFGDFGNFLTKGLGLDAATILELHRTLVG from the coding sequence GTGACCTATACCGGGGATTCGACCAAGTCGGGGAAGGTGATTCGGGCCGATGCGCTCGGAAAGCTGACCGACGCCGATGTGCAGAAGCTCGGGACGTTGGGGATCAAGACGGTGATCGATTTCCGGACGCAGGCCGAGGTGGGGGTGCAGGGGGCGGATCGGGTGCCGGCGGGGGCGACGGCGGTGGCGCGGCCGATCAGTGATGCGGGGATGTATTTGAAGATGGTGCAGGCGATCGGGTCGAAGGATCCGGCGGTGCAGCAGGCGGCGCTCGGGGACGGCAAGGCCGAGCAGATGATGCGGGATACGTACCTGAGTTTTCTGAGCGCGGATTCGATGGCGAAATTCGGGCAGACGATCAAGGACATCGCGGCGTCGAATGGGGCGACGCTGTATCACTGCACGGCCGGTAAGGACCGGACCGGGTGGATGACCTATGTGATGCTGCGGGCGGCGGGTGTGCCGGAAAGCATTGCGCGCCAGGATTATCTGCTGTCGAATCAGTATCGTTCGGCCGCGGACGCGGCGCAGCGGGCGCAGTTGAAGCAGGCGGGGATCATGCAGAATCCGGATCTGCTGATTCCGTTGCAGGTGGTCAGCGACGAATATCTGAACACCGCTGTCGACCAGATGAACCAGCAGTTCGGTGATTTCGGTAATTTCCTCACCAAGGGGTTGGGGCTCGACGCGGCCACCATCCTCGAGTTGCACCGCACCCTGGTGGGCTGA